One stretch of Passer domesticus isolate bPasDom1 chromosome 2, bPasDom1.hap1, whole genome shotgun sequence DNA includes these proteins:
- the FRMPD4 gene encoding FERM and PDZ domain-containing protein 4 isoform X3, with product MEETTSSGFLHLPLKRVLSAVRERILDQADNRSDCHMTQSATFEDPRIESCQITPPTPRKVEMRRDPVLGFGFVAGSEKPVVVRSVTPGGPSEGKLIPGDQIIMINDEPVSTAPRERVIDLVRSCKESILLTVVQPYPSPKSAFISAAKKARLKSNPVKVRFSEEVIINGQVSETVKDNSLLFMPNVLKVYLENGQTKSFRFDCSTSIKDVILTLQEKLSIKCIEHFSLMLEQRVEGSGTRLLLLHEQETLTQVTQRPSSHKMRCLFRISFVPKDPIDLLRRDPVAFEYLYVQSCNDVVQERFGPELKYDIALRLAALQMYIATVTTKQTQKISLKYIEKEWGLETFLPSAVLQSMKEKNIKKALSHLVKANQNLVPPGKKLSALQAKVHYLKFLSDLRLYGGRVFKATLVQGEKHSEVTLLVGPRYGISHVINTKTNLVALLADFSHVNRIEMFTEDESNVRVELHVLDVKPITLLMESSDAMNLACLTAGYYRLLVDSRRSIFNMANKKNAGSRETGPESRGKLNILASEWNCIPKTTTFLAEGDQEAQMSFADPKQKTVDVSESLLCQKEHRHLYIENTYNSGGFDQHLAKQSDPAETEESRNFNQPSLLSLSGLEPSKKAQESPRGAKVSFIFGDPNLDGLSPQTLGYERLLDESPEVLEKQRAIYLTNANDIKGLELSPDAESIQFATNSVYAAISDGKIFGAAEGIEEPLLHDICYAENTDDAEDEDEVSCEEDIMVGEINRPALLSLSGSSDDIIDLTSLPPPEGDDNEDDFLLHTLNMAIAAPPPGFRDSSDEEDSQNQATQPRDNKEQDSNLGNDDIPVSLIDAVPTNTEGKCEKGLDDAVVSTLQALEALAASEEQQTNDNSGVAILRAYSPESSSDSGNETNSSEMTESSELATAQKQSENTARMFLTTSEGYQPLVEEQTEFTIAKNQAGGPGMKPSQPLAGGQAAELQSKVVPSKQILHSDNMEMEPETMETKSVTDYFSKLHMGSLVYSCTSKRKNKMTDSEVKASSDGSATVKKQQGNKKAESDEDLKAKFGTLSARDSQRLSTFNVERTAFRQRWYAADDGAADKPSPETVNGKTFPRVPVLGKTETDCKDEVDPEVDQDDTSGLSHGENFLSDMTPVSSAKDLNDAEDTDLSADDHPSKLPEAEQSVARLCEYHLAKRMSSLQSEGHFSLQSSQCSSVDAGCSTGSSTCATPVESPLCTSDGKHIISDPSMKGIAYVPADERAAILPNHGTTFKDLHQQPEAVCHRMTVPGVHSAINAEPLFGTLREGCHRIPKIKETTAFTEPEKGRQGGMPTAFPRQPLADSIMLSSMLSESKVPSQNEDSCDIPKVNQACGATVSLWPYDMIGGSLRMPQSKKMLRRSSSSSSIGGSAGTEMLFEKKAATASLKCLDTTQKDESKLERRVEFSLGKKLSKSYSQSCVYVSTDRKDSKKCSGTGTSQKDSKQCRTLPLRKLTSSTWRCQGPFSYCFLSRGNDDNEEEDDRDSHQLSHLFEPQTLCELTEPVVQSSGDNEQKVLESPKAAEPPRDAVNEHEKSSADTQGGQIDVNLNDVAFDARITRINVMKEKTYAMPDGFIAAQKDANELLSLVRASMGKREDLHPETYDLKLSKYKQLLSLESRQLGSACRKMAMADKSPEEMLLAMTSSFQVLCCLTEACMRLVKVMNSETQQQEIIAKIDEVVINYICLLRAAEAVSGKTSGDPSIKLLARHPNTMAAIVSTLTRSLKMLLNK from the exons aaGCTGCAAAGAATCGATCCTCCTTACTGTTGTTCAACCTTACCCT TCTCCTAAATCAGCTTTCATTAGTGCTGCAAAAAAGGCAAGATTGAAGTCCAATCCTGTCAAAGTGCGTTTCTCTGAGGAAGTAATTATCAATGGGCAGGTGTCG GAAACAGTTAAGGACAACTCGCTTCTTTTCATGCCAAATGTTCTAAAGGTGTATCTTGAAAATGGACAAACCAAATCTTTCCGCTTTGACTGCAGCACTTCAATAAAG GATGTCATCTTAACACTCCAAGAAAAGCTTTCCATCAAGTGTATTGAACACTTCTCCCTAATGCTGGAGCAGAGAGTTGAAGGATCTGGAACGAGACTCCTTTTGCTACATGAACAAGAGACTCTAACTCAG GTGACCCAAAGGCCAAGCTCGCATAAGATGAGATGTCTTTTCAGGATTAGCTTTGTCCCAAAGGATCCCATTGATCTTTTAAGAAGAGATCCAGTTGCTTTTGAATATCTCTATGTACAG AGCTGTAACGATGTGGTCCAGGAAAGATTTGGACCAGAACTGAAATATGACATTGCCCTGCGGCTGGCTGCATTACAAATGTATATTGCAACTGTGACCACCAAGCAAACTCAGAAAATCTCCCTCAAATACATAGA AAAAGAATGGGGATTAGAGACTTTTCTTCCATCTGCTGTGCTGCAAAGCATGAAAGAAAAGAACATAAAGAAAGCACTTTCCCACCTTgtcaaagcaaatcaaaacctagTTCCTCCAGGCAAAAAG ctctctgctctgcaagCCAAGGTGCATTATCTAAAGTTCCTCAGTGATCTACGATTATATGGAGGGCGTGTCTTCAAGGCAACACTAGTG CAGGGAGAAAAGCATTCAGAAGTGACTCTGTTAGTAGGGCCACGGTACGGAATCAGCCATGTGAtaaacaccaaaacaaatctTGTGGCTCTCCTGGCAGACTTCAGCCATGTGAACAGAATTGAGATGTTTACAGAAGATGAAAGCAATGTTAGAGTTGAGCTGCATGTCTTAGATGTAAAA CCTATTACTCTTCTGATGGAGTCATCAGATGCAATGAATCTTGCTTGCCTAACAGCCGGATACTACAGACTGCTGGTTGACTCAAGGCGTTCAATATTTAACATGGCCAACAAGAAAAATGCCGGGAGCCGAGAAACAG GACCTGAAAGTAGAGGGAAGCTTAATATCCTTGCTTCTGAGTGGAACTGTATACCAAAAACTACTACTTTCCTGGCCGAAGGAGATCAGGAGGCTCAAATGTCCTTTGCTGATCCAAAGCAGAAGACTGTAGATGTTTCCGAAAGTCTGTTATGTCAAAAAGAACACAGACATCTGTACATAGAAAATACTTATAATTCAGGTGGATTTGATCAGCATCTGGCCAAGCAAAGTGACCCTGctgaaacagaagaaagcagaaattttaACCAGCCTTCACTGTTGTCACTCTCAGGTTTGGAACCTAGCAAGAAAGCACAGGAATCTCCCAGGGGAGCAAAAGTTTCCTTTATATTTGGAGATCCCAACTTGGATGGTCTCAGTCCCCAGACCCTTGGCTATGAAAGGCTTTTGGATGAAAGTCCAGAAGTATTAGAAAAACAAAGAGCCATTTATCTTACTAATGCCAATGATATTAAAGGCCTGGAGTTGTCACCAGATGCTGAAAGCATTCAGTTTGCTACAAATTCTGTTTACGCAGCTATAAGCGATGGTAAAATATTTGGAGCTGCAGAAGGGATAGAAGAGCCTTTGCTGCATGATATCTGTTATGCAGAAAACACAGATGATgctgaagatgaagatgaagtAAGCTGTGAAGAAGATATTATGGTAGGAGAAATCAATAGGCCTGCTCTTCTCAGCCTTTCTGGTTCTAGTGATGACATTATTGATTTGACTTCACTTCCACCTCCGGAAGGTGATGACAATGAAGATGATTTCCTTTTGCATACCTTAAACATGGCCATTGCTGCTCCTCCACCTGGTTTCAGGGACAGTTCTGATGAGGAAGACTCTCAGAATCAAGCAACACAGCCTAGAGACAACAAGGAGCAAGACAGTAATCTAGGCAATGATGACATTCCAGTGTCGCTTATCGATGCTGTCCCTACTAATACAGAGGGGAAGTGTGAGAAGGGGCTAGATGATGCTGTAGTCTCTACTCTTCAAGCACTAGAAGCTTTGGCTGCTTCAGAGGAACAGCAGACGAATGACAATTCAG GTGTAGCTATCCTGCGAGCATATAGCCCTGAGTCATCTTCAGATTCTGGCAATGAAACAAATTCCTCTGAAATGACTGAAAGCTCTGAACTAGCCACAGCACAGAAACAGTCGGAAAACACTGCACGTATGTTCTTGACCACAAGTGAAGGCTACCAACCACTTGTGGAAGAGCAGACTGAATTTACCATTGCTAAGAATCAGGCTGGAGGGCCAGGTATGAAGCCCTCACAGCCTTTGGCTGGTGGTCAGGCTGCAGAGCTACAGTCAAAAGTTGTGCCTTCAAAGCAGATACTTCATTCCGATAACATGGAAATGGAGCCAGAGACCATGGAAACAAAATCTGTCACTGATTATTTTAGCAAATTGCACATGGGATCCTTGGTATATTCTTGCActagtaaaaggaaaaataagatgACAGATAGCGAAGTAAAAGCATCCTCTGATGGCAGTGCTACTGTGAAAAAGcaacagggaaataaaaaagcagagTCTGATGAAGATCTGAAAGCTAAATTTGGAACTCTTTCAGCAAGAGACAGCCAGCGCCTAAGCACTTTTAATGTGGAGAGAACTGCCTTTCGCCAAAGATGGTATGCTGCTGATGATGGGGCAGCAGATAAGCCAAGCCCGGAAACAGTTAATGGGAAGACTTTTCCAAGAGTTCCTGTCCTTGGTAAAACAGAAACTGACTGTAAGGATGAAGTGGATCCTGAGGTGGATCAGGATGACACCTCAGGGCTTAGCCACGGTGAAAACTTCCTGTCTGATATGACTCCCGTGTCTTCAGCCAAAGACCTAAATGATGCAGAAGATACAGATTTATCTGCAGATGACCATCCTTCAAAGCTTCCAGAAGCTGAGCAGAGTGTGGCTAGACTTTGTGAGTATCACTTGGCTAAGCGCATGTCATCTCTGCAAAGTGAAGGCCATTTCtcgctgcagagctctcagtgcTCTTCAGTGGATGCAGgatgcagcacaggcagcagcacatgTGCTACCCCCGTGGAATCCCCTCTTTGTACCTCTGATGGTAAACACATCATCTCTGATCCATCAATGAAGGGCATTGCCTATGTTCCAGCAGATGAAAGAGCTGCCATTCTTCCAAACCATGGAACGACATTCAAGGACCTGCACCAGCAGCCTGAAGCCGTGTGTCACAGAATGACGGTGCCTGGTGTGCATTCAGCAATCAATGCTGAACCACTTTTTGGCACCTTGAGGGAAGGATGTCATCGGATCCCCAAGATAAAAGAAACTACAG CTTTCACAGAGCCTGAAAAGGGAAGACAAGGAGGCATGCCTACAGCTTTTCCTAGACAGCCTCTAGCTGACTCCATCATGCTATCATCCATGCTATCAGAATCAAAGGTGCCAAGTCAAAATGAAGACTCTTGTGACATTCCCAAAGTAAATCAGGCTTGTGGGGCAACAGTTAGTTTATGGCCATATGACATGATAGGAGGAAGCCTCAGGATGCCGCAGAGCAAGAAAATGCTGAgacgcagcagcagcagcagcagcattggAGGATCTGCAGGCACTGAGATGCTGTTTGAGAAGAAGGCAGCCACGGCCAGCTTGAAATGCCTGGACACCACCCAAAAGGATGAATCCAAATTGGAGAGAAGGGTGGAATTTTCCCTGGGCAAAAAGCTGTCAAAAAGTTACTCTCAGAGTTGTGTGTACGTCAGCACTGACAGGAAGGACAGTAAGAAGTGTTCAGGCACAGGCACCAGTCAGAAGGACTCCAAGCAGTGTCGAACACTGCCCTTGCGAAAGCTgaccagcagcacctggaggtGCCAGGGCCCCTTTAGCTATTGCTTCCTCAGCAGAGGAAATGATGACAATGAGGAGGAAGATGACCGAGACAGCCATCAGCTCTCACATCTCTTTGAACCACAGACCCTGTGTGAGCTCACAGAACCAGTTGTTCAGTCATCCGGTGACAATGAGCAGAAAGTCTTGGAGTCCCCAAAAGCTGCTGAGCCCCCACGTGATGCAGTCAATGAGCATGAGAAGAGCAGTGCTGACACCCAAGGTGGCCAAATTGATGTGAATCTCAACGATGTAGCCTTCGATGCACGAATCACACGAATAAATGTGATGAAAGAGAAGACATATGCAATGCCTGATGGATTTATTGCAGCACAAAAGGATGCCAATGAGCTACTCTCACTGGTCCGAGCAAGTATGGGCAAGAGAGAAGATTTACATCCAGAAACATATGACCTTAAACTTTCTAAGTACAAACAACTGTTATCTTTGGAATCGAGACAGTTGGGAAGTGcctgcaggaaaatggccaTGGCTGATAAAAGCCCTGAGGAAATGCTTTTAGCTATGACTTCCAGCTTTCAAGTACTCTGTTGCTTAACAGAAGCCTGCATGCGTTTAGTTAAAGTCATGAACtctgaaacacagcagcaggaaattATAGCTAAGATAGACGAGGTTGTAATAAACTACATTTGTCTTCTGAGGGCTGCAGAAGCAGTGTCAGGCAAGACCTCTGGTGATCCTAGCATTAAACTCTTGGCTCGACATCCGAATACCATGGCCGCTATTGTAAGCACACTAACACGTTCtcttaaaatgcttttaaacaaataa
- the FRMPD4 gene encoding FERM and PDZ domain-containing protein 4 isoform X5, translating to MEETTSSGGPSEGKLIPGDQIIMINDEPVSTAPRERVIDLVRSCKESILLTVVQPYPSPKSAFISAAKKARLKSNPVKVRFSEEVIINGQVSETVKDNSLLFMPNVLKVYLENGQTKSFRFDCSTSIKDVILTLQEKLSIKCIEHFSLMLEQRVEGSGTRLLLLHEQETLTQVTQRPSSHKMRCLFRISFVPKDPIDLLRRDPVAFEYLYVQSCNDVVQERFGPELKYDIALRLAALQMYIATVTTKQTQKISLKYIEKEWGLETFLPSAVLQSMKEKNIKKALSHLVKANQNLVPPGKKLSALQAKVHYLKFLSDLRLYGGRVFKATLVQGEKHSEVTLLVGPRYGISHVINTKTNLVALLADFSHVNRIEMFTEDESNVRVELHVLDVKPITLLMESSDAMNLACLTAGYYRLLVDSRRSIFNMANKKNAGSRETGPESRGKLNILASEWNCIPKTTTFLAEGDQEAQMSFADPKQKTVDVSESLLCQKEHRHLYIENTYNSGGFDQHLAKQSDPAETEESRNFNQPSLLSLSGLEPSKKAQESPRGAKVSFIFGDPNLDGLSPQTLGYERLLDESPEVLEKQRAIYLTNANDIKGLELSPDAESIQFATNSVYAAISDGKIFGAAEGIEEPLLHDICYAENTDDAEDEDEVSCEEDIMVGEINRPALLSLSGSSDDIIDLTSLPPPEGDDNEDDFLLHTLNMAIAAPPPGFRDSSDEEDSQNQATQPRDNKEQDSNLGNDDIPVSLIDAVPTNTEGKCEKGLDDAVVSTLQALEALAASEEQQTNDNSGVAILRAYSPESSSDSGNETNSSEMTESSELATAQKQSENTARMFLTTSEGYQPLVEEQTEFTIAKNQAGGPGMKPSQPLAGGQAAELQSKVVPSKQILHSDNMEMEPETMETKSVTDYFSKLHMGSLVYSCTSKRKNKMTDSEVKASSDGSATVKKQQGNKKAESDEDLKAKFGTLSARDSQRLSTFNVERTAFRQRWYAADDGAADKPSPETVNGKTFPRVPVLGKTETDCKDEVDPEVDQDDTSGLSHGENFLSDMTPVSSAKDLNDAEDTDLSADDHPSKLPEAEQSVARLCEYHLAKRMSSLQSEGHFSLQSSQCSSVDAGCSTGSSTCATPVESPLCTSDGKHIISDPSMKGIAYVPADERAAILPNHGTTFKDLHQQPEAVCHRMTVPGVHSAINAEPLFGTLREGCHRIPKIKETTAFTEPEKGRQGGMPTAFPRQPLADSIMLSSMLSESKVPSQNEDSCDIPKVNQACGATVSLWPYDMIGGSLRMPQSKKMLRRSSSSSSIGGSAGTEMLFEKKAATASLKCLDTTQKDESKLERRVEFSLGKKLSKSYSQSCVYVSTDRKDSKKCSGTGTSQKDSKQCRTLPLRKLTSSTWRCQGPFSYCFLSRGNDDNEEEDDRDSHQLSHLFEPQTLCELTEPVVQSSGDNEQKVLESPKAAEPPRDAVNEHEKSSADTQGGQIDVNLNDVAFDARITRINVMKEKTYAMPDGFIAAQKDANELLSLVRASMGKREDLHPETYDLKLSKYKQLLSLESRQLGSACRKMAMADKSPEEMLLAMTSSFQVLCCLTEACMRLVKVMNSETQQQEIIAKIDEVVINYICLLRAAEAVSGKTSGDPSIKLLARHPNTMAAIVSTLTRSLKMLLNK from the exons aaGCTGCAAAGAATCGATCCTCCTTACTGTTGTTCAACCTTACCCT TCTCCTAAATCAGCTTTCATTAGTGCTGCAAAAAAGGCAAGATTGAAGTCCAATCCTGTCAAAGTGCGTTTCTCTGAGGAAGTAATTATCAATGGGCAGGTGTCG GAAACAGTTAAGGACAACTCGCTTCTTTTCATGCCAAATGTTCTAAAGGTGTATCTTGAAAATGGACAAACCAAATCTTTCCGCTTTGACTGCAGCACTTCAATAAAG GATGTCATCTTAACACTCCAAGAAAAGCTTTCCATCAAGTGTATTGAACACTTCTCCCTAATGCTGGAGCAGAGAGTTGAAGGATCTGGAACGAGACTCCTTTTGCTACATGAACAAGAGACTCTAACTCAG GTGACCCAAAGGCCAAGCTCGCATAAGATGAGATGTCTTTTCAGGATTAGCTTTGTCCCAAAGGATCCCATTGATCTTTTAAGAAGAGATCCAGTTGCTTTTGAATATCTCTATGTACAG AGCTGTAACGATGTGGTCCAGGAAAGATTTGGACCAGAACTGAAATATGACATTGCCCTGCGGCTGGCTGCATTACAAATGTATATTGCAACTGTGACCACCAAGCAAACTCAGAAAATCTCCCTCAAATACATAGA AAAAGAATGGGGATTAGAGACTTTTCTTCCATCTGCTGTGCTGCAAAGCATGAAAGAAAAGAACATAAAGAAAGCACTTTCCCACCTTgtcaaagcaaatcaaaacctagTTCCTCCAGGCAAAAAG ctctctgctctgcaagCCAAGGTGCATTATCTAAAGTTCCTCAGTGATCTACGATTATATGGAGGGCGTGTCTTCAAGGCAACACTAGTG CAGGGAGAAAAGCATTCAGAAGTGACTCTGTTAGTAGGGCCACGGTACGGAATCAGCCATGTGAtaaacaccaaaacaaatctTGTGGCTCTCCTGGCAGACTTCAGCCATGTGAACAGAATTGAGATGTTTACAGAAGATGAAAGCAATGTTAGAGTTGAGCTGCATGTCTTAGATGTAAAA CCTATTACTCTTCTGATGGAGTCATCAGATGCAATGAATCTTGCTTGCCTAACAGCCGGATACTACAGACTGCTGGTTGACTCAAGGCGTTCAATATTTAACATGGCCAACAAGAAAAATGCCGGGAGCCGAGAAACAG GACCTGAAAGTAGAGGGAAGCTTAATATCCTTGCTTCTGAGTGGAACTGTATACCAAAAACTACTACTTTCCTGGCCGAAGGAGATCAGGAGGCTCAAATGTCCTTTGCTGATCCAAAGCAGAAGACTGTAGATGTTTCCGAAAGTCTGTTATGTCAAAAAGAACACAGACATCTGTACATAGAAAATACTTATAATTCAGGTGGATTTGATCAGCATCTGGCCAAGCAAAGTGACCCTGctgaaacagaagaaagcagaaattttaACCAGCCTTCACTGTTGTCACTCTCAGGTTTGGAACCTAGCAAGAAAGCACAGGAATCTCCCAGGGGAGCAAAAGTTTCCTTTATATTTGGAGATCCCAACTTGGATGGTCTCAGTCCCCAGACCCTTGGCTATGAAAGGCTTTTGGATGAAAGTCCAGAAGTATTAGAAAAACAAAGAGCCATTTATCTTACTAATGCCAATGATATTAAAGGCCTGGAGTTGTCACCAGATGCTGAAAGCATTCAGTTTGCTACAAATTCTGTTTACGCAGCTATAAGCGATGGTAAAATATTTGGAGCTGCAGAAGGGATAGAAGAGCCTTTGCTGCATGATATCTGTTATGCAGAAAACACAGATGATgctgaagatgaagatgaagtAAGCTGTGAAGAAGATATTATGGTAGGAGAAATCAATAGGCCTGCTCTTCTCAGCCTTTCTGGTTCTAGTGATGACATTATTGATTTGACTTCACTTCCACCTCCGGAAGGTGATGACAATGAAGATGATTTCCTTTTGCATACCTTAAACATGGCCATTGCTGCTCCTCCACCTGGTTTCAGGGACAGTTCTGATGAGGAAGACTCTCAGAATCAAGCAACACAGCCTAGAGACAACAAGGAGCAAGACAGTAATCTAGGCAATGATGACATTCCAGTGTCGCTTATCGATGCTGTCCCTACTAATACAGAGGGGAAGTGTGAGAAGGGGCTAGATGATGCTGTAGTCTCTACTCTTCAAGCACTAGAAGCTTTGGCTGCTTCAGAGGAACAGCAGACGAATGACAATTCAG GTGTAGCTATCCTGCGAGCATATAGCCCTGAGTCATCTTCAGATTCTGGCAATGAAACAAATTCCTCTGAAATGACTGAAAGCTCTGAACTAGCCACAGCACAGAAACAGTCGGAAAACACTGCACGTATGTTCTTGACCACAAGTGAAGGCTACCAACCACTTGTGGAAGAGCAGACTGAATTTACCATTGCTAAGAATCAGGCTGGAGGGCCAGGTATGAAGCCCTCACAGCCTTTGGCTGGTGGTCAGGCTGCAGAGCTACAGTCAAAAGTTGTGCCTTCAAAGCAGATACTTCATTCCGATAACATGGAAATGGAGCCAGAGACCATGGAAACAAAATCTGTCACTGATTATTTTAGCAAATTGCACATGGGATCCTTGGTATATTCTTGCActagtaaaaggaaaaataagatgACAGATAGCGAAGTAAAAGCATCCTCTGATGGCAGTGCTACTGTGAAAAAGcaacagggaaataaaaaagcagagTCTGATGAAGATCTGAAAGCTAAATTTGGAACTCTTTCAGCAAGAGACAGCCAGCGCCTAAGCACTTTTAATGTGGAGAGAACTGCCTTTCGCCAAAGATGGTATGCTGCTGATGATGGGGCAGCAGATAAGCCAAGCCCGGAAACAGTTAATGGGAAGACTTTTCCAAGAGTTCCTGTCCTTGGTAAAACAGAAACTGACTGTAAGGATGAAGTGGATCCTGAGGTGGATCAGGATGACACCTCAGGGCTTAGCCACGGTGAAAACTTCCTGTCTGATATGACTCCCGTGTCTTCAGCCAAAGACCTAAATGATGCAGAAGATACAGATTTATCTGCAGATGACCATCCTTCAAAGCTTCCAGAAGCTGAGCAGAGTGTGGCTAGACTTTGTGAGTATCACTTGGCTAAGCGCATGTCATCTCTGCAAAGTGAAGGCCATTTCtcgctgcagagctctcagtgcTCTTCAGTGGATGCAGgatgcagcacaggcagcagcacatgTGCTACCCCCGTGGAATCCCCTCTTTGTACCTCTGATGGTAAACACATCATCTCTGATCCATCAATGAAGGGCATTGCCTATGTTCCAGCAGATGAAAGAGCTGCCATTCTTCCAAACCATGGAACGACATTCAAGGACCTGCACCAGCAGCCTGAAGCCGTGTGTCACAGAATGACGGTGCCTGGTGTGCATTCAGCAATCAATGCTGAACCACTTTTTGGCACCTTGAGGGAAGGATGTCATCGGATCCCCAAGATAAAAGAAACTACAG CTTTCACAGAGCCTGAAAAGGGAAGACAAGGAGGCATGCCTACAGCTTTTCCTAGACAGCCTCTAGCTGACTCCATCATGCTATCATCCATGCTATCAGAATCAAAGGTGCCAAGTCAAAATGAAGACTCTTGTGACATTCCCAAAGTAAATCAGGCTTGTGGGGCAACAGTTAGTTTATGGCCATATGACATGATAGGAGGAAGCCTCAGGATGCCGCAGAGCAAGAAAATGCTGAgacgcagcagcagcagcagcagcattggAGGATCTGCAGGCACTGAGATGCTGTTTGAGAAGAAGGCAGCCACGGCCAGCTTGAAATGCCTGGACACCACCCAAAAGGATGAATCCAAATTGGAGAGAAGGGTGGAATTTTCCCTGGGCAAAAAGCTGTCAAAAAGTTACTCTCAGAGTTGTGTGTACGTCAGCACTGACAGGAAGGACAGTAAGAAGTGTTCAGGCACAGGCACCAGTCAGAAGGACTCCAAGCAGTGTCGAACACTGCCCTTGCGAAAGCTgaccagcagcacctggaggtGCCAGGGCCCCTTTAGCTATTGCTTCCTCAGCAGAGGAAATGATGACAATGAGGAGGAAGATGACCGAGACAGCCATCAGCTCTCACATCTCTTTGAACCACAGACCCTGTGTGAGCTCACAGAACCAGTTGTTCAGTCATCCGGTGACAATGAGCAGAAAGTCTTGGAGTCCCCAAAAGCTGCTGAGCCCCCACGTGATGCAGTCAATGAGCATGAGAAGAGCAGTGCTGACACCCAAGGTGGCCAAATTGATGTGAATCTCAACGATGTAGCCTTCGATGCACGAATCACACGAATAAATGTGATGAAAGAGAAGACATATGCAATGCCTGATGGATTTATTGCAGCACAAAAGGATGCCAATGAGCTACTCTCACTGGTCCGAGCAAGTATGGGCAAGAGAGAAGATTTACATCCAGAAACATATGACCTTAAACTTTCTAAGTACAAACAACTGTTATCTTTGGAATCGAGACAGTTGGGAAGTGcctgcaggaaaatggccaTGGCTGATAAAAGCCCTGAGGAAATGCTTTTAGCTATGACTTCCAGCTTTCAAGTACTCTGTTGCTTAACAGAAGCCTGCATGCGTTTAGTTAAAGTCATGAACtctgaaacacagcagcaggaaattATAGCTAAGATAGACGAGGTTGTAATAAACTACATTTGTCTTCTGAGGGCTGCAGAAGCAGTGTCAGGCAAGACCTCTGGTGATCCTAGCATTAAACTCTTGGCTCGACATCCGAATACCATGGCCGCTATTGTAAGCACACTAACACGTTCtcttaaaatgcttttaaacaaataa